The genomic window GTTGCGAAGGGGAGTCGTTTTTCGCCGTACCATGCGCACGCGGTGTGCTGCACGGGTTTGTGCATTTGACCACGTACGTACATGCGAATACGATACGAGTCGTGAACTGGCAGTCCATATGAATAGGATAGGGTTGTCCGTATATGCTTGTTTTCATACTCACTAGATTTCAAATTTAGGTTTTTCAGCAGTATTTTTCAGCAAAAggacattatttttctctcacaacgaatcagcataagctaaatttcagcaaaacgaacaggAAGCAGTAGAGAAGGTAAATCATAGAAGAGGAAGAAAAATAATCATGGAGAGCACGAGAGGTGGCAGCGGTGTGAGGCCGTGGCTCGTAGTATAGTAAAAATCATGTACCGgttaaaaaactaagaataacttataatttaaaatggatgaAATATGTTTTCGTTTATGAGCCAATAATACATAGGGGTACGGAGTCTTACTAGGTGTAGCCTAGGTTGCCCCTGGTTCTCCTATAGGTTTTCTTAGGATACATAACACTCTTCTCTACACTTTAGAGCCAGTCTCAAAATGGGGGATTCAAAATTAACTCTAAACTTTATCCTAACTCACattagagttttagatatgaTCTCAAAACTGAGCCAAAGTACTCTAAGGTTTTTAGAGTTCTAAAGTTTAGAGGATGAGATATAATTAAATGGGCGCTTAGTAAAGCATGGACCTCTAATTGTTGCATTGTTATCTTTCCTTTACGATAGATGGGTCGTCACTTGTCACTGACATGCCTTTAACTTAGAATGAGTaacatatttgatgaagtttaaCATCTAAAAGTTAGATATCCTGCAAAGACATATTTTATGGAGAACTCAATAAAACTAGCTCAAAATTATGGATGTTGATACCTTTTCATAATTTTGGTCAAAATTTAAATAAGCTTAAAATAAGCTTTACTTTGAGCAGAGGCAGAGTCCACTCTACGTATAATTGACGAACGTCTAGCACTTTTTTAATGTAATGACACGGTTCACGTTGTAATATACTGCAACTActattttcttcttaatacaaaTGTACGTGGTTCTTCCGTGTATATATATAATCCTATTAGACAAAAGAAAAAGAGTGGGTAATGCAATGCCTCCAGCGTGATCAAtgatttgaaaatagtttttTTTAAGATAATTTTTTCCATGACATGCTATTTGATGTGATAACCATTACTATGTTTGATCTATTATTATACCGATATATAGTACTACTCGAAAAATACGAAATGCTACATCATGGAAATGAGAAATTAATAATTATTGGCATTCGAGAAAGGAGAACTGTAGAGGCAGGATGGGATGGGAGCCCAACAATGCGAGGAACCAAGACATGCAATTTGGTTGCAGATTGTTACCGAGGCCGAGGGCTGCTCACCTCACCTCCATTGCTCGCTGCTCTCTGATTGCTCCATCCATCCATTAACTCCCCCTCTTTATTGTGCATGCATGCTTTTCTCCTTTATAACTCCTTCCgcgctagctgcctctccaccgCATCGACCCGCCGGTCTGTCTCGACGCGTCCCCAGTGCACGGCCCCGCCACGCTAGCTAGCCTCCAGCTCCCAGCTCCAGCCCCAGCACCGCTGCGCGCCTGCAGGCCATGAGCCGGGCCGGTGGAGACAGCCTTCAGGGCGACGGCACGACGCCTCGGTCCGCGGCGCCCGGGCAGGCCATGGTGGAGCTGCAGGCCAACGGGTCGGCAGCGGACGCGGGGGGCGCCATGGTGGTGGGGCTCAGCCCGCTGAGCGAGACCCTGTGGCGGGACAGCAAGGCGCTCCCGCCGGGTGCCGGCCCCGCCGCGCTCATCGGCGACGTGTCGGCCAGGCTCACGTGGAAGGACCTCTGCGTCACCGTGGCGCTCAGCCCCGGCAAGACGCAGACCGTGCTGGACGAGCTCACCGGGTACGCGGAGCCCGGCTCGCTCACCGCGCTCATGGGCCCCTCGGGTTCCGGCAAGTCCACCCTGCTCGACGCCCTCGCCGGCCGCCTCGCCGCCAACGCCTTCCTCTCCGGCGACGTGCTCCTCAACGGCCGCAAGGCCAAGCTCTCTTTCGGCGCCGCGGTACGTAAACTACCATTATTACGCATCCACGTGACCTTGCTGCTTCCTCAGTCCTCACTTAAGCTCCTAGATCATGCAGCACGTACTCTCAACTGGGAAAAATAGAATCTCTGTTCTATTTCTGAACACCAAACAGTCCATACTGCTACTTGCAGCCAGATCATCCATATATAGGAGCTAGCTAGCAGTTCCGTTAAGGGTTTCTTAGGTAGGATCTGTTGAAGTTCGAAACTATCATCCATATATAACTGTCATCTCGGAGCATGCAAATCGTATTTGAAGGTGTCCGGATCTGGTAATCTGCTTCGTGTCAGTAAAAAAAAATCGTTGCTaattgaagtgtagtattttatgtTGTCCCTGTTGGCTTCGCTGAAATTTGTCTGATGCTGACTTTGATTTTTTTTAGAGAACTGAAAAGTGCCGATGAAACAGCCGCAAAGAAAGAGTCATTTTCCAAATGAAATATATATGCGGCTGTGCTGACATAACTAGTACTCATTCTGTTTTTTTTAAGACCTACCACTACACCATATTCGCTCTTCGGTCATGCTTATTAATTATgacacagtgttttcctctcgcgatgtactttcgtttttatttgataaatagtgtttaatcgtagactaattaggctcaaaacgtttgtctcactgtgctattagtttttttcgtctacatttaatgccaTGTATGTAtcataagattcgatgtgacggatatTATGGCACTTTTTTAGATTTTGGGTGGAAACTAAACACGCTCTTAGCGACCGATCACAGATACATGTCCAATCCAATCGATTCTGGTCGTTTTTTCTCATCCGGCCAAGATGTCGAAAGCACGTACGGGCTATGCATAGAGCTCCGGCGTGTAATGCAGTGCAGTTGGGTGAGCGGATTTAATTCGCCCTAGATCGGTTGGTCGATGGCGCTGGCGTCTCCCCTTCCAACTCCGTAGGTCGTACTACGTACTGCTAGTAGTATCGTTTTGATCTCATCAATAGATCCAGAGGCGAAAAAAAATGGCGATCGATACAATACACATGTCTCTGAGGGCCAGAACGGCTGAAGCCACCTACGGAGTACACGGCATAAATTCTGACAGCTGGGTTTTTCTCTCTGATCCTGCTGCGAATTTATGGTGATACGAACCGGCCGGCTGTGTGGCGTTTGGGCCTCTCTCACCAGCAGTTGCACGCAACGCGATCCTGCAGAGGCCCAAACGCATCGGCCAAAGTGGACCAAGGCCATGTTTAGTACggtgtaaaaagaagatttccatCAAATCAAACTTATGgtatataaagtattaaatatagacgaaataaaaaactaattgcatattgcgagacgaacgttttaaccttaattagtcaatgtttgaacaATTATTACCGACACAAACGAAATGCCACGGTGCGCTACATTCGGCGACTGCGGATcgggggaactaaacatggcgcAACTTTTTTTTTTATGGGAGAGTTTGTACTACTGGTAGTAGTAGAGAGCTGTCGGAGGAGAGACTGACCCAGAGGCGTTGGTGCCGTGTATCCGCGCGCGTGCTTCTGCTTGCAGGCGTACGTGACGCAGGACGACAACCTGATCGGGACGCTGACGGTGCGCGAGACGATCGGCTACTCGGCGCTGCTGCGGCTGCCGGACAAGATGCTGCGGGAGGACAAGCGCGCGCTGGTGGAGGGCACCATCGTCGAGATGGGGCTCCAGGACTGCGCCGACACCGTCATCGGAAACTGGCACCTCCGCGGGGTCAGCGGCGGCGAGAAGCGCCGCGTCAGCATCGCGCTCGAGCTCCTCATGCGCCCGCGCCTCCTCTTCCTCGACGAGCCCACCAGCGGCCTCGACAGGTGAGCAGCACGTGGTGGTGCACGGCAAAGCGTGAGCCTTCAGTGTTCAGTGTCAGTTGGTGGTGGATAATTAACTTAGCTGCTGCGTGGCTGTATGTGTGCAGCTCCTCGGCGTTCTTCGTGACGCAGACGCTGCGGGGCCTGGCCAGGGACGGCAGGACAGTGATTGCTTCCATCCACCAGCCCAGCAGCGAGGTGTTCGAGCTCTTCGACATGCTCTTCCTGCTGTCCGGGGGCAAAACCGTGTACTTCGGCCAAGCATCGCAAGCATGTGAGGTAATAATAATTTTGGATTCTTGCCGGTGTTACCGCACGATGCTGAATGCATGCTTCCGCAACACTGTGGTTGTTTTTTTAAAGGAACACATCGCTGGAATTACACAGTAGATTGTTGCGACTGACTCCTTGCGTCGCTCGGTTGCAGTTCTTTGCTCAAGGCGGTTTCCCTTGCCCGCCTCTGCGGAATCCATCGGACCATTTCCTGAGGTGTGTCAACTCGGACTTCGACAAGGTGAAGGCCACCCTGAAAGGATCAATGAAAGCAAGGGTAAGAAGAAGCAGGTCCATGGGCAAATCAGAGCCAACAaaacttgaaaaaaaaaacttgttctCTGCTGTAAATAAATACTAATATGACCTTTGGTGTTCATGAAAAGGCTGAGAGGTCCGACGATCCCCTTGATAGGATGACTACATCAGAAGCCATCAGGAAATTGGTTGCATCCTACAGCAGGTCCCAATACTACTACGCTGCAAGGGAGAAAGTTAATGATATTTCGCGAATGGTACGTTTTCTGAGTCATCAAATGCGATATTATGCATTGATATGTTGTATCTGTTTCCTGTGTCCACATAATAAATACCACATCTGGGGCTAGGAAATAACCATAACCATCTTGTTCCTTACAGAAAGGAACTGTGCTGGATTCAGGTGGCAGCCAGGCCAGCTTCCTGATGCAGGCTTGCACCCTGACCAAGCGCTCGTTCATCAACATGTCACGGGACTTTGGGTATTACTGGCTCAGGCTCCTGATCTATCTCCTGGTGACTGTTTGCATCGGCACAATCTACCTGGATGTTGGCACTAAATACACATCCATCCTTGTAAGTAGGAAGAAAAGAAATTGGTCAGGAAGTTCTGGGCTGGACTGATATGAATGCACAATAATGTAGTCACATGACCATTGTCATGAAGCatatggttgattttaatgcATTCACTCTACCTTGCCTCTGCAGGCCAGAGCTTCCTGTTCTGCATTCGTCTTTGGGTTCGTTACATTCATGTCCATTGGAGGATTCCCTTCGTTTGTTGAAGAAATGAAGGTGAAATTAAGATTGTGTTATTTCATTTGCAAATTAGAAACGCTATGAATTTTGCTCACCTTTCCTTTGCTTCATTTATACAGGTCTTCCAACGGGAACGGCTGAATGGGCACTATGGTGTCGCGGCATTTGTCATCAGTAACACCATCTCAGCAACGCCATTCCTGATTCTAATATGCTTCTTGTCGGGAACTATATGCTACTTTATGGTGCGCCTGCATCCTGGTTTCGAACACTATATCTTCTTCGTCTTGAACCTGTACGCCAGTGTTACAGTGGTTGAAAGCTTAATGATGGCAATTGCCAGTGTCATTCCCAATTTTCTCATGGGTATCATCATAGGGGCTGGAATTCAGGTATGACATTTTCACCCATCTCCCATGTCAGTTTATCTGCCCTTATAACCTATTATTGCTTGGGGATATGTGTTCAAAATATGTGGTTAAGTACGGGATTATGAATCAACTTGTAAAATATCTTTTGAGCTCAGATGTTAAGACTGTGATATTTAAGTTGAATTCATGAACTAAAGAACACCCATACTTGATATGGTTTTCTGGGACCAGAATACATCAAAGGACTTCAACGTTTATTGATCCAATAAGGCATCCAGCTTGTCCTGACCAGTACTATCTGGAGCTTTACTACACATTGGCCAACATTCTAGTACAAGCTCAGCAATTTTAGCACAGCATGAGGCATTGGTGAACTTGTAGCTATCACTCAGCAAAAAAAATATTTGATTTGCTTAGCTATTGGTGCAGAATATACATTATTGGTGATTCAGTGTTTTAGTTATGTTGAGTAGTTTCACGCCACCGTAAATAGACATCATTATACTCCCCTTGAAAAGATTATGAGTTTGGAATTTATCATGATGAAATCTTCTCAACAATTTTCCTGGACAGGGAATATTTATGCTGGTCTCTGGCTACTTCAGACTTCCATACGACATCCCAAAGCCTTTTTGGAGATACCCCATGCAGTACATCAGCTTCCATTACTGGGCACTGCAGGTAAATTCGGTTCCACACCACACAGTAGAGCAACCCACATACACTAGACTCCAACCTGAACTTTTTGACACCAAACTCCATACATCCAACAGGGCCAGTGCCAGAACGACATGAAGGGCCTCGTATTCGACAACCAGTACCCAGATCAACCCAAGATCCCCGGGGACTTCATcctgaagtacatcttccaggtCAACGTGGACCGGAACAAGTGGATCGACTTGTCAGTCATTTTCAGCATGATCTTCATCTAccgcatcctcttcttcctcatgatCAAGATCAACGAGGATGCGCTGCCGTGGATCCGCGGCCACATCGCGAGGAAGAGAATGCAGAAGAAAGACCCTAGTCCCACTTTCGGCAAGACGCCTTCGCTGAGAGGCTACGTTGTCGATCCAGAGCTCGGTTCCAATGAGGGCTAGAGGTGGATGATCTGGTTCTTTTGGGTAGCAGAAATAGGGTGTTTCTCCCCCCGGCTCTTGGTGTTATATTGTATATTTAAGATCGGGGAAAATTAAACTGGTATCATACGTTTTGGAACCGAAACTAATTTGAGTACAGGTATACATACAGCATGTAATGTGACTATGTGAGCAAAGTGGCATCGGAGAGATGCCGAGTGACACATGACTGATTGTTCAGAATTTATTGCCTTCGACAGACGAAGAAATGGTTGGAGCACTAAAGCTGGTACGGCTCACATGATCGCGTATTATTATCAGATTGATTTTGATTGCTTGCTGGTTACATAAATTAGCACTACATATTGACAGAACTGTAAATGCtccatatataaatatataaactaacaataaatcagcataaacagtagcatcagccaaatttcagcgaaacgaataaGGCCAAGATCCAtgcagcagtacttttcagcgaaagaacagagtttttctctcacaacaaatcagcataagcagcaGCATCAGAAGTGTTTTCAGCAAAAGAACAGTGTtgtcctctcacaacaaataaaCATAAGCAGCAacatcagaacagtgttttcagcgaGATGTTTTCAGATGAGAGGCAGTACGGATATGGGATACCATGTGGTATGTGGGCAGAGGACACAGTCGAGCGCATGGGCTCTACAGTCTACAGAGATCTTCCAAGAAAGATTCCGAGCATCAACGTTGGATCCATTTTTTGGGAACCTGTTTTCTGTTTTAGATTTTctgcttttcaaaaaaaaaaaggatcacACTGTTGTCAGCTCAAAACTATATGGAGCATCAGAATAATCGAAATTTCACCTAAATTGTAAATTAATCTCACCTCCCTGATGGAACGATTCAGTGTGACAGTTTGTTGGTAGCAGATCCTAAACAATAATTAAAGTAATTTTCAGGGGAGAGACTAATTTTGATATCCTCCCATAACCTTGTTTTAGACATTACCAATCACAAAAGGAAATACTGGCTACATTAATATTTTACAGCATGCAAATGTTTTCAGATTTTGGAGCCATTTACATATATAGTGCTacccagaaaaaaaaaactatctatCAAGTTTGGACATCCAATTGTCCAAATCTATTTTGTAAACAGACAAACATTCATATATTGTTAGTATTCTGGCAGGCTCAAGCTAAACAGGCATATTATACCCTAGTGCTTCCTTATGCTTATACTCTTCAGAATGCTGGAGGATAGCACAGGGAGTTGAAGCCAACAGCAGCAAACAAAGGGGGCTTTGAAACAGGAAGAACTCACAAAGACAGAATCCCATATATAGCATAAAACGATTCAAACTTGTGTGCTTTACATATAAGCTGTCCTGATAGTAATGGCAGTCACAATTCTAATATGCTTCTGTAGTGCTGTCAGTAAAGATCCAGTGTCATAACAAAGTTGATCCATGTCAGCTTGTACAACATGTCATATCAGCATTTCACATAAAGCAGCATATCACACTAACTGTGAAGCCAATATATAGTAGCCCAAGTCCCTAAGGTAGACAATAGACAAGAAGGAAAATATGCAGCAGCTAAGCTAATAGTCTTGCTACTCTTACCTAATATTCTTTGTTGATACATAAATCTAATTATGCCTGGTAAATTATTTAACTGGATCCAGGGTCGAGGACTGGAAGCCTGCAGTAGAAGCTAATGGACTTGTCTGCCAATCTAGTTCCTGGGATGAAATACTGGAATACTACTGTTAAACAAGCACCACCAGGGGCAATACCTATACAAACAGTAAGAACAATGTTAAGTCAAAAAGTCTGTTGAACAAAAAATATCTTTGAGACTATAGCTGTAAACAAACCATAGAAGGTACAGTCTGGCTTGGCCAAATGACAGTGTAGACTCTTAACAAGGTGCTTCATATTCACTTGCTGTGAgaacaaagaaagaaaaagaaatcagTGAACTAAATGGCACCAAAAGAAGAGTGGAAGAGTAAAATAAGTGGCGCTTGGGAACAATACCACTGAAAGTGCTTCCCCTCTCTCAACTGCCATATCCAAACGAGTCGAAGAAGTCAGATTTTGGTCGCCAACAGGTGCATTTGCTGAATATAGAGCAATATGTAGTCAgctgaattaattaattaaacaaGAGGCCAGGATAGGAAATTAATGCTGATTTAAACTACCTAGTGCCATATCTTACCACGATCACCAATAACCCGGAGCTTCCGAAATTCAGAGCCAACGGTAACAAGAGAAGTAGAAACTTGTAGATGGAGATCACCATATTGGGTGACAGCCACTGTTAGCAGATCACCAACGTTTTTCAAACGATCCACTAAGCTTTGCAGTTGTGGCAGATCAGGAACCTGGACTAGAGTCTGCACAAAGGATGCCAACCATGTATCAGCAGTTCCCCACTCATTAGTGCTACTGTCAACTAAGCAAAAAGGTCACTCTAAGTGATAATGCAGCGCTATGGGCCTTTGGCTAAATAACATTAAAAAGATACAGACCCCTTAAGATTGCAAGCACATTTCCCAAAGGAAGGTATAGTTTGATAGTTTAAACTATTTATCAACCATGTACTACTATTAGAGAGTGCAAGTCAATTTCAGCAGAGAAAAAGCATTTAAACTGCAGCTGTAGTTTATAAAGTATTCAAAATACGCATTTGGTATTTCAATATTGGTAATTCTGttacaaatttttttttaaatgttaCTATGGCTATGGATTGCTCTTGTCCAGTATTGCATCCAAGGGCATTTTTACAATCTTAACATAAATGTCTGGATCAAACACCATTCTATAAGAATTAAAATATCTTTACTAGTAACAAATATGCAGTTCACCATTTCACCAGGACAAATTTGTTCTGAGTTGAATCCAAACATCATTCACTTCATGAACCAGCCTTTCAACTAGAATGTGAATACGACAGAATCATAGTATTAGTTTACCCATCCAACAACAAATAATCCAAAAACACTTCCATTAGGTTCAATCGCTGTAAATTTGAATCCGAATTGATCTGGTGAACCTGAACCACAGGTCCATTTTTTTTGTGCGACAAATGATTAGGAACCATAAGATGATACATGAAGGCTACAAACCTGAGGGAGATCCTTGGCAGCGTCAAGGGCGGCCTGCAACCGCTCGATGTCGGAGCGTGAGAGAGGCCGCGAGATGGGCACATCCTGCACGACGGCCGCGCGGGCGCCCTTGGTTTCGAAAGTGAGGAATGGCGTGGCGGTTCGTGACCCTGCGGGCAGCTTATTGACGAGCTTCACCTGTATAGCGGGGGCACCGGGGGCGTCCCCGGCGGCTGGCGGCTGCGCGTGGACGGCGAGCACGCTGCGGAGCGCGCGGTGAAGCAGCGTGACTTCGACGGAGAAGGCGATTTGGTTCCCGTTTCGCGAGGACACGTTGTACTCACGGAAGAGGAGGTCCTTGGCGAACTGCGCGACGCACTGCGGGCCGCCGCCGTCGGGCCCAGCGGCCGTGGCGCCGAGCAGGTTGTGGAGGAGCATGGCGTGCGTGGGCGTGAAGAAAACATGGCAGACGCGCCCCACCTTGTCCATGGCCGGTAGGAATCCTGTACGGCAAAAATCGTGGGGACGCACGAGGCGTGCTCGATGAATTGCGGGAGAGAAAAGGAGGGGAAGAGCGAGAGGAGAGCAGTGCTTGTGCGATATCACGCTTACGCTTGTCGAGGAGAGAGATGCCATCGTCGGTGAAGAAGGCCTTGAACTTCATGGCTTGCACTccgcgacggcggcggcttctGCGGTTCTGCCTTTGCCTTCTTCGTCTTCCAGTTGCGCGCCGCGGGTTTGGAAAGGCTTGGCGCCCGAAGAGGCGAAGAGGCTTAGCTTGGTTAACAATACTTTTTCGATGGGTTTTCTTTAATGACTAGAAAGTATCGCGCGGCGTTGCCGCGCCTCGGCGCCTGCAAGGAGTACTTGTGATTTGAGGCCAGTTTTGATTTGGGCCATTCATTTGCTGTTGTGATTTGAGGCCAGAAAAACAGATGCTTAGGGGACCGGAGTTAATCAATGGAAGATATATATTCAATAAAATTATAGTGGGCAGACCAATTGATCAATTCAGAAACACAGGATCATTAGTAGAATTTGGCAAAAAAAATAAATATACGATGAACAACAGTACAACACAAAATTTCCATGGTACATTGTGATGCTTAAGTAATGTAGAAATGAATCACATTAAAGGACGATAAAATAGGAGACTGCACAACACAAAATTTGCAAGTAATGTAGAAACTTGCATGCTAAATGAAAGAACGATAAGGTACATTTGCTCTTTC from Miscanthus floridulus cultivar M001 chromosome 11, ASM1932011v1, whole genome shotgun sequence includes these protein-coding regions:
- the LOC136490978 gene encoding ABC transporter G family member 11-like, with amino-acid sequence MSRAGGDSLQGDGTTPRSAAPGQAMVELQANGSAADAGGAMVVGLSPLSETLWRDSKALPPGAGPAALIGDVSARLTWKDLCVTVALSPGKTQTVLDELTGYAEPGSLTALMGPSGSGKSTLLDALAGRLAANAFLSGDVLLNGRKAKLSFGAAAYVTQDDNLIGTLTVRETIGYSALLRLPDKMLREDKRALVEGTIVEMGLQDCADTVIGNWHLRGVSGGEKRRVSIALELLMRPRLLFLDEPTSGLDSSSAFFVTQTLRGLARDGRTVIASIHQPSSEVFELFDMLFLLSGGKTVYFGQASQACEFFAQGGFPCPPLRNPSDHFLRCVNSDFDKVKATLKGSMKARAERSDDPLDRMTTSEAIRKLVASYSRSQYYYAAREKVNDISRMKGTVLDSGGSQASFLMQACTLTKRSFINMSRDFGYYWLRLLIYLLVTVCIGTIYLDVGTKYTSILARASCSAFVFGFVTFMSIGGFPSFVEEMKVFQRERLNGHYGVAAFVISNTISATPFLILICFLSGTICYFMVRLHPGFEHYIFFVLNLYASVTVVESLMMAIASVIPNFLMGIIIGAGIQGIFMLVSGYFRLPYDIPKPFWRYPMQYISFHYWALQGQCQNDMKGLVFDNQYPDQPKIPGDFILKYIFQVNVDRNKWIDLSVIFSMIFIYRILFFLMIKINEDALPWIRGHIARKRMQKKDPSPTFGKTPSLRGYVVDPELGSNEG
- the LOC136493753 gene encoding uncharacterized protein yields the protein MKFKAFFTDDGISLLDKRFLPAMDKVGRVCHVFFTPTHAMLLHNLLGATAAGPDGGGPQCVAQFAKDLLFREYNVSSRNGNQIAFSVEVTLLHRALRSVLAVHAQPPAAGDAPGAPAIQVKLVNKLPAGSRTATPFLTFETKGARAAVVQDVPISRPLSRSDIERLQAALDAAKDLPQTLVQVPDLPQLQSLVDRLKNVGDLLTVAVTQYGDLHLQVSTSLVTVGSEFRKLRVIGDRANAPVGDQNLTSSTRLDMAVERGEALSVQVNMKHLVKSLHCHLAKPDCTFYGIAPGGACLTVVFQYFIPGTRLADKSISFYCRLPVLDPGSS